One genomic window of Methanosarcina acetivorans C2A includes the following:
- a CDS encoding TIGR00297 family protein: protein MNRATPLLENGSSYHGIPVMHVLYFLLILIAPFAGVDLLLFLSFGLFLGLRFSGKFLPCRRDAASLSFSLTLMLFVSAVTKDLQYTYPYYIVLAAFAIAAVGNHISFFTERGFMADLESEKNRKRQRRFSLLWSSIFLSLRIIAAFLAASWIVYWQDLPIPYSFIFFISVIGAVTGSLFESIPTKIDSNIPVPLGAGMTMWIFEDFRYWVPPEKMLVALAFSLFLGAMAYRAKIADVSALLSAALLGVLIIVFSGLPWFLLLLTFFILGGGFTRYKYAYKESIGIAQAKDGIRSYENVFSNSTAALVLAVAYGVFPEQSLPIIYAYMGTVATATGDTLASEIGTTAKGRPRMITTLKLSEPGADGAVSSLGELAAIFGSAIIGVLGYVLGISDNLLLSVLITTAGGFFGTNIDSLLGATLQKRGLLSNSGVNFAATFAGAGISAIIYLLVSSF, encoded by the coding sequence ATGAACAGAGCTACCCCCCTCCTTGAAAATGGGAGTTCTTATCATGGAATTCCCGTGATGCATGTATTATATTTCCTGCTTATTCTGATAGCTCCTTTTGCAGGGGTAGATCTCCTTCTCTTCCTATCTTTTGGCCTTTTCCTGGGACTGAGGTTTTCCGGAAAGTTTCTGCCCTGCAGAAGAGACGCAGCCAGTCTTTCTTTTTCCCTTACGCTGATGCTCTTTGTTTCTGCAGTTACTAAAGACCTTCAGTACACATACCCGTATTATATAGTCCTTGCTGCCTTTGCCATTGCAGCAGTCGGAAATCACATTTCCTTTTTTACCGAAAGAGGTTTCATGGCTGATTTAGAGTCTGAAAAGAACAGGAAAAGGCAGAGAAGGTTCTCATTGCTCTGGAGTTCTATTTTTCTCTCTCTCAGGATTATTGCGGCTTTTCTTGCAGCCAGCTGGATCGTCTACTGGCAGGACCTTCCGATCCCATACAGCTTTATCTTTTTCATATCCGTCATCGGAGCAGTTACAGGTTCTCTTTTTGAGTCCATTCCCACCAAGATCGACAGCAATATCCCGGTACCTCTGGGAGCAGGGATGACGATGTGGATTTTTGAGGATTTCAGGTACTGGGTGCCTCCAGAGAAGATGCTCGTAGCCCTTGCCTTCTCCCTTTTCCTCGGGGCGATGGCTTACAGAGCGAAAATTGCTGATGTTTCCGCCCTCCTCAGCGCTGCCCTTCTCGGAGTCCTGATAATCGTATTCAGCGGGCTTCCCTGGTTTTTGCTCCTGCTGACTTTTTTCATTCTGGGAGGCGGGTTTACCAGGTACAAGTACGCATATAAGGAATCAATCGGGATTGCCCAGGCAAAAGACGGAATCCGGAGTTATGAAAACGTCTTCTCAAACAGTACCGCAGCCCTCGTCCTTGCAGTAGCATATGGAGTCTTTCCGGAACAGAGTCTCCCTATAATATATGCCTACATGGGCACTGTTGCAACCGCGACAGGCGACACTCTTGCAAGTGAGATAGGAACCACGGCAAAAGGAAGACCCCGAATGATCACAACCCTCAAACTTTCTGAACCCGGAGCTGACGGAGCTGTCTCCTCCCTTGGCGAACTTGCTGCAATTTTCGGTTCTGCAATCATAGGCGTGCTTGGCTATGTCCTCGGAATATCTGACAATCTCTTGCTTTCAGTCCTTATTACAACAGCAGGAGGCTTTTTCGGGACAAACATTGATAGCCTGCTCGGGGCTACCCTTCAGAAAAGAGGCCTGCTCTCAAACAGTGGAGTAAACTTTGCTGCAACCTTTGCAGGCGCAGGGATTTCAGCCATTATATATCTTCTCGTATCTAGTTTTTAA